Proteins encoded within one genomic window of Theobroma cacao cultivar B97-61/B2 chromosome 7, Criollo_cocoa_genome_V2, whole genome shotgun sequence:
- the LOC18594518 gene encoding root meristem growth factor 9 produces the protein MARVSRKHYLLVAFFLLCFISTTARAQSLPKEARETEKGHDDQVLTAATEDGASNVDELVAVDYNPARRKPPIHN, from the exons ATGGCTAGGGTTTCTCGCAAGCATTATCTTCTAGTTGCTTTTTTCCTCCTTTGCTTCATCTCTACAACTGCTAGAG CACAGAGTTTGCCAAAGGAGGCCAGGGAAACGGAGAAGGGCCACGATGATCAGGTGCTTACTGCAGCAACTGAAGATGGAGCATCTAATGTTGATGAATTAGTAGCTGTGGACTACAATCCGGCAAGAAGGAAGCCTCCAATCCATAACTAA